The sequence GGTACATAGCACTAATATCCTCACAGACTAGTGTACAGTGACAATTGGAATGTTTTCCTTTAGAGATAGCCTGGAGTATAAGAACATATGCATGATTTTCTGAAAGTGTTCTTCTAAGCTGGACATATGCTAATAAAAAAGGATTAAGCAaaagtaattattaattttattcaaatgcatttttaaaaattttggccTTGATTAGGGCAAAAAAATTTACTTATCCGAAAATGTGAATAAAAGTTTGGATGGCATGTATTAACTGAGAAAAATAGTATCTTAAAATCACTTTGGTTTATGAAATTTCTTTAACATAAACATGTTATTGCCTCTTGAGAAATGATAGGTTCTGTGGATATCATTTAATCATCTTTGTAATATATATGATAATCTGAATTAATGGTACTACTGATAgtactactttttcttttccatcttggctttttctttgtaaaagttTTGTGTTAACTCATTACAAACTGAACCCTTGCTTGCTCCTCTTACCTTTAGTCTCCTTCAAACTCTGTCTTTATTTCTGCTGAGGttatattctatttgtttttcagatgagACACTTTTTGCTCTTCCTGCTGCATATGAGCCTGTGATACACTCCTCTGCAGGCAAGTTCTTTCTGCTAGCCTTTTATCCTCTGTGTATTCTAACCTTAActctttagttttattaattctgTACAGAGTGGTTTGAGTTTACTAAAAATTAGCATGGTTCCAAGAATGTTTGTCTATTGAAAAagttgaaatttatattttatatgtatgtccAAGAGAGAAATGGACAGAACCAATAaattggagatatatatatatatatatatatatatatatggaattctTGGACccctgatttatatttatatattgactAGTCCTTTTTTTCAGATGCACTTATAGCTGAAAGGCTTTCATAGAAATGAATGCcactctttaaaatttaattattcgGTGTCTTTTCTGCACTGTCAAActcttctcaaattcttttttgtcttcctctAAAACTTGTTAGAAGTAGCTTTTCTCAATTGATTatacttgagatttttttcctcagagacTCAATTTTTGCCTTTTCATAGCATATAATTGGCTCTGTAGCCATGCATGTTTTATTGAcaatagctttaatttttttcagtaatgatTCAAGACTACTTGATTATTtgttattaacatttaattttagttaacattAACTCTTTACTAACCGTATTTTGAATCTGTCATAAAACTTGCATTAACTCTGAGAACACTGGCATTCTCTAACTTTCCTTTCTGTCCATGGTCACAGAAAAAATTATGGACTTGAAGGAGCAGCCAGGTAACACTGTTTCCGCTGGTCAAGAGGATTTTCCATCTGTCCTGCTTGAAactgctgcttctcttccttctctgtctcccctctcAGCTGCTTCTTTTAAAGAACATGAATATCTTGGTAATTTACCAGTATCACGCACCGAAGGAACACTTCAAGAAACCTCAACTGAAGCTTCTAAAGAGTTCACAGAGAAGGCAAAAAATCCATTTGTAGACAGAGATTTAGCCGAGTTTTCACAATTGGAATACTCAGAAATGAGATTATCATTCAGTGGCTCTCCAAAAGCAGAATCTGCCATAATAGTAGCAAATCCTAGGGAAGAGAATgaagatgagaaagaagaattagTTAGTAATAACAGTCTTTGTAATCAACAAGAGTTACCCATAGCCCTTACTAATAAATCAGTTAAAGAGGAGGACAAAGTTATGTCTCCAGAAAAAACAAAGGACAGTTTCATTGAAAAGGGAATTGCAGCAGAAGCTCCTATGAGGGAAGAATATGCAGACTTCAAACCATTTGAGCGAGTTTGGGATGTAAAAGACACTCATAAGCAAGATAGTGATGGAGGTAATGTAGAGAGCAAGTTGGAGAGTAAAGCGGATAAGAAATGTTTTGCTGATAGCCCTGAGCAAACAAATCATGAAAAAGATAGTGAAAGCAGTAATGATGATACTTCTTTTCCCAGTACACCAGAAGCTGTAAAAGATGGTTCAGGAGCATATATCACATGTTCTCCTTTTAACCCAACAGCAACTGAAAACCTTTCAACAAACATCTTTCCTTTGTTGGAAGATCATACTTCAGAAAATaagacagatgaaaaaaagatagaagaaaaaaaggccCAGATTGTAACAGAGAAGAATTTTAGTACCAAAACATCAAACCCTTTCCTTGTAGCCACTCAGGATTCTGAGGCCGATTATGTCACAACAGACAGTGTGTCAAAGGTGACTGGGGAAGTAGTGGCAAACATGGCTGAAGGTCTAACCCCAGACTTAGTACAGGAAGCGTGTGAAAGTGAATTGAATGAAGCTACAGGTACAAAGATTGcttttgaaacaaaaatggaCTTGGTTCAAACATCAGAAGCCCTGCAGGAGACGCTCTACCCTGTGGCGTCTCAGCTTTGCCCATCTTTTGAAGAATCTGAAGCCACTCCTTCACCGGTGTTGCCTGACATTGTTATGGAAGCACCATTAAATTCTCAAGTTCCCGGTGCTGGTGCTGCTGCTCCTGCCTCGCAGCCCAGTTCATCCCAGCTAGAAGCTCCTCCTTCTGCTAAGTATGAAAGCAGAAAACCTGAGCCGGAAAATCCCCCACCGTATGAAGAGGCCATGAATGTATCCCTAAAAAGTGTATcaggaataaaggaagaaatgaaagagccTGAAAGTACTAACGTAGCTgttcaagaaacagaaactccTTATATATCTATCGCATGTGatttaattaaagaaacaaagcTCTCTACTGAACCATCTTCCGATTACTCAGAAATAGCAAAagttgcacagccagtggctgaTCATTCTGAGTTAGTTGAGGATTCTTCACCTGATTCCGAACCGGTGGACTTATTTAGTGATGATTCAATACCTGAAGTTCCACCAAAACAAGATGAAGCTGTGATACTTGCAAACGAACATCTCACGGACGCTTCTCAGTCAGTGATGGAACATGAAACTAAGGAAAAACTCAGTGCTTCACGACCACCTGAGGGGGGAAAGCCGTATTTGGAATCTTTTCAGCCCAATTTAGATACCACAAAAGATGCCTTATCTCCCGAAGTTTCAGCACTGGCCCAAAAGGAGAAAATTCCTTTGCAGATGAAGGAACTCAGTACTGCAGTTTATTCTGATGACGGTGTATTTATTGCTAAGGAAGCAAAAGTAAGGGAGAGTGAAACATTTTCAGATTCATCTCCAATTGAGATTATAGATGAGTTCCCTACATTTGTCAGTTCTAAAACTGATTCTTCTCCTAAATTAACCGGGGAATATACTGATCTAGAAGTATCCCACAAATATGAGATTGCTAATGTCCAGGATGAAGCTGGGTCATTACCTGGCTCAGAGTTACCTCATGACCTTTCTTTCAAGAATGTACAACCTAAAAAGGAAGATAAAGTCCATGTCCCAGATGAACCCTTCAAAGATAGGTCTGATATTTCGAAGGTGCCCTTACTGCCTCCAGATGTTTCTCCTTTGGCCACTCAAACAGAAATAGGCAGTATAGTCAAACCCACAGTTCTTGtgaaagaagctgagaaaaaaacCCCTTCTGATACAGAGCAAGAGAACAGATCACCATCTGCTATATTTTCAGCAGAGCTGAGTAAAACTTCAGGTAATCAGTCCATACATTGTTTTGTACTTTCTTGCCACCTTTTGACTTATCATGGAACATTCCACTGCATTTTCTGTAGTATATTACATTTATAGTCTCTAATATATCACATTGATAAGAATTCTTTTCTACGGTCTCAGAAgttttagtgctttttttttttttaactcctcttGTACTCTTTACTTGCCCTTGCGTGTAACTTTTTTTCCACACAATTACTCACTGCTCCTTTTTGTATTATACTATGGAACTAGAAGATTTTATTAGAATCAGCCTCATGTATTTCTatcttttccttcattatttgCTCATAGCATGAAGAGCAAGaggtattaaaacaaaatattttaaaatgtatttactatgGTTTTCTCagaaattacttcattttaaatttttataaaaccacaTTTCTGTAACATGTCTCCAGTATTTCAATATACTGCTGTATTTACCAGTAATACATATAGAGTTAAGCATATTGAGTAGCAGACATTTTGTTGATATAAATTGAGGTATGCTGTTAGGAATTCTTCTGAAAAGTAGGgattgtcattttttcttttgacgCTACATTTCCGACACACTTGATTTGTGTAGAGTGATTTGCACATGTGTTTTTTAATTAGCATTCTTAGCATTTTAATTAGCTTAGCatttaattagcatttttaattagctgtgttttctataaaaatgtgTAGTGAttactatttattgaatatacTTATGTTTTGGAGATGGGTGGTATTAGTGGCAGAGAGACAAGGTTAGAGATTGTTGTTATAGTCTTAAGAAGGAAGAGATTATGAATATTAACTCAGTGGGAAGAGAGTGGAGACATAGGACTTGATGTTTGATTGGATATGGACATGAAGGATAAGGAAAGAAGTTATAGATGATTCCAGGAATCCTGGGTTCCTTGTGTTTTCAAATGCATGTATGGCAGTATGAGAAACTGAATTGGGGATATGAGAGAATGAAGTGGGTTTAAGGagagaagataaaaaattaagttttgaaTATTTTGGTATTTAAGTACCTATGAGACCTCCAAGAAGTGGTGGATATTAAATATATGAAGCTTTTGACAGAGACTTTGgctgtatgtgtgtatttatcaTGGGCTCAGACCCAGTAATTAAAGCCAGGGATATCAACTAGGGAGAACCAAGGAAAAGGGGAAGCTTTAAAAGTGGAAGAATTGGTCAGCATTATCAAAGGCAAGAAAGCTTAGTTAAGATGA comes from Mustela nigripes isolate SB6536 chromosome 7, MUSNIG.SB6536, whole genome shotgun sequence and encodes:
- the RTN4 gene encoding reticulon-4 isoform X1: MEDMDQSPLVSSSSDSPPRPQPPFKYQFVREPEDEEEDEEEEDEEEEDEDLEELEVLERKPATGLSAAPVPTAPVAGAPLLDFGSDFVPPAPRGPLPAAPPAAPERPPSWDSSPVSPAVPAPSLPSAAAALPSKLPEDDEPPARPPPPPPASVSPQAEPAWTPPAPAPAAPPSTPAAPKRRGSSGSVDETLFALPAAYEPVIHSSAEKIMDLKEQPGNTVSAGQEDFPSVLLETAASLPSLSPLSAASFKEHEYLGNLPVSRTEGTLQETSTEASKEFTEKAKNPFVDRDLAEFSQLEYSEMRLSFSGSPKAESAIIVANPREENEDEKEELVSNNSLCNQQELPIALTNKSVKEEDKVMSPEKTKDSFIEKGIAAEAPMREEYADFKPFERVWDVKDTHKQDSDGGNVESKLESKADKKCFADSPEQTNHEKDSESSNDDTSFPSTPEAVKDGSGAYITCSPFNPTATENLSTNIFPLLEDHTSENKTDEKKIEEKKAQIVTEKNFSTKTSNPFLVATQDSEADYVTTDSVSKVTGEVVANMAEGLTPDLVQEACESELNEATGTKIAFETKMDLVQTSEALQETLYPVASQLCPSFEESEATPSPVLPDIVMEAPLNSQVPGAGAAAPASQPSSSQLEAPPSAKYESRKPEPENPPPYEEAMNVSLKSVSGIKEEMKEPESTNVAVQETETPYISIACDLIKETKLSTEPSSDYSEIAKVAQPVADHSELVEDSSPDSEPVDLFSDDSIPEVPPKQDEAVILANEHLTDASQSVMEHETKEKLSASRPPEGGKPYLESFQPNLDTTKDALSPEVSALAQKEKIPLQMKELSTAVYSDDGVFIAKEAKVRESETFSDSSPIEIIDEFPTFVSSKTDSSPKLTGEYTDLEVSHKYEIANVQDEAGSLPGSELPHDLSFKNVQPKKEDKVHVPDEPFKDRSDISKVPLLPPDVSPLATQTEIGSIVKPTVLVKEAEKKTPSDTEQENRSPSAIFSAELSKTSVVDLLYWRDIKKTGVVFGASLFLLLSLTVFSIVSVTAYIVLALLSVTISFRIYKGVIQAIQKSDEGHPFRAYLESEVAISEELVQKYSNSALGHVNCTIKELRRLFLVDDLVDSLKFAALMWVFTYVGALFNGLTLLILALISLFSVPVIYERHQAQIDHYLGLANKSVKDAMAKIQAKIPGLKRKAE